Part of the Candidatus Manganitrophaceae bacterium genome, ACGGTTTTGGCTCAGGCCATCTTCCGGGAAGGGGTGAAGAACCTCTCTGCCGGCGCGAATGCAATGGAGTTGAAGCGGGGAATCGACAAAGGGGTTGAAGTTGTAATCGAAGAGCTCAAGAAGATCTCCCGGCCCTGCCAAACTAAAAAAGAAATTGCCCAAATCGGTATCATCTCCGCAAACAATGACAAAACGATCGGCGATTTAATCGCCGAGGCGATGGAGAAGGTCGGGAAAGACGGCGTCATCACCGTTGAAGAAGCGAAAAGCATGACGACCTCTCTTGATGTGGTCGAAGGAATGCAGTTCGACCGCGGTTATATCTCTCCGTATTTCGTGACCGATTCCGAGAGAATGGAAGTGGCTTTAGAAGATGCTTTCATTCTGATCAATGAAAAGAAAGTTTCCACCATGAAGGATCTTCTACCGGTTCTCGAGCAGGTCGCCAAGATGGGACGTCCCCTCTTGATCATTGCGGAGGATATCGAGGGAGAGGCGTTGGCGACCCTCGTCGTCAACAAGCTGCGCGGCACCCTTCAAGTCGCTGCAGTGAAAGCCCCCGGTTTTGGGGATCGGAGAAAGGCGATGCTTGAAGATATCGCCATCCTCACCGGCGGTCAGGTCATTTCAGAAGATCTCGGACTGAAGCTTGAGAATGTCAAGATCTCCGATCTCGGACGCGCCAAACGGATCACCATCGACAAGGACAACACCACCATCGTCGAAGGTGCCGGAGACGCCCATAAAATCCAGGGCCGGGTAAAGCAGATCAAAGCCCAGGTCGAGGAAACAACTTCCGATTATGATCGTGAGAAACTTCAGGAACGGCTCGCGAAGATTGTCGGAGGGGTTGCGGTGATCAATGTCGGTGCCGTGACGGAGACAGAGATGAAGGAGAAAAAAGCGCGGGTTGAGGATGCGCTTCATGCCACGAAAGCGGCTGTTGAGGAAGGGATCGTCCCCGGTGGGGGAGTCGCCCTGCTCCGATGTATCTCGGCACTCGAGAAGGTGAAGGTAGATGGAGATCAAAAGGTCGGCATCGATATCGTTCGCCGAGCCTTGGAAGAGCCGATCCGGCAAATTGCTGAAAATGCCGGTGTCGAAGGCTCTATCGTGGTAGAACGGGTCAAGCGTGAGAGTGGCGCAAACGGATTCGATGCTGGCTCGGAAACCTACGTCGACATGGTTCAGGCCGGGATCATCGACCCTACCAAGGTCACCCGTACTGCGCTTCTGAACGCAGCCAGCGTTGCCGGATTAATGCTGACGACCGAGGTGATGGTGGCCGATATCCCTGAGGAAAAACCGAAGGGGGCACCGGCCATGCCGGGCGGCGGAATGGGCGACATGTACTAAACGAAATCGCCATAAAGGCAACTCTTTTCCAGATGAAAACCCTCCATGGTTGGCTCAATCATGGGGGGTTTTCATTTTTTTCATGTTTGACTTGATGGGGTAACTCGGCTAGAATAAATTCAACTTTTCAGAAAGGGGATGAGATGAGTCAAGCAGTCAAAATATCCGGTCAAAAGTGGGAAGACGAAGTCCTTAAAGCGCCCGGCTCCGTCATGGTTGACTTCTGGGCCGCCTGGTGTGGTCCGTGCCAAATGATCGCTCCGACGATCGATGAGCTCGCAGTAGAGTATGCCGGAAAATTAAAGGTCTGCAAACTGAACACGGATGAGAACCCTGAAATCGCCGGACGCTATCAAATTATGGGGATTCCGACCCTCCTTTTTTTTAAGGACGGGAAGCTCGTCGATAAGATTGTAGGCGCCGCCTCTAAGAAACAATTCAAACAGAAGATTGATAGCCTCCTTTCATCCTCCTAAGTTACTCCAGGTCCATGCTGAGAGAGCTTCACATCATAAATTATGCAATTATTGATGAAGTCTCTCTTGAATTCTCGGAAGGTCTGAACATCATCACCGGCGAAACAGGCGCCGGAAAATCGATTCTCATCGACGCCCTCTCAGTTATTTTGGGAGGGCGTTCGTCGCCCGACCTGGTTCGAGAGGGAAAGAGCGAGGCCACTTTGGAGGCGCGCTTCGACCCGCTTGAATCTGCTCCAAGCGATCTCCCTTCCGAAGAGTGGCTGATCCTCAAACGCGTTCTCTCCAAATCGGGAAAGAACAAGACCTATCTGAACAATTCGTTTGTCAATGTCTCCACCCTGAAAGAGATCGGCCGAAAGCTCACCGAAATTCATGGACAACATGAGCATCACAATCTATTGAGCCTTGAATGGCAGCTTCATCTCCTCGATGCGTTTGGCCGCCTTACCCCGCTAAGAGAGGATTACACGCGGTGCTACCGCAGCTGGTCTCAGTTGCAGGAAGAACAACGCTCCCTCCAAAAATTAGAATCCGAAGGAAGGCAGAAACAGTCCTTTCTGGAATATCAGCTCTCCGAAATCAGAGAAGCCGCGTTCCAACCGGGAGAAGAGGAGACGCTGGAACGGGAAGAGAAAACGTTACAGAACTGGGAAGCGATCCTCTCCACCGCAGAAAAGGCCTATGCGCTTCTCGCCGGGGAAGAAGCAATGCTCAATCAACTGGACGAGATCGGCAACGCAGTTAAAAAACTGCAGGAACTCACGGATGACGCCTCCGATGAAATCGGTCTCTGGGAAACCTCTAAAATTCAGTTGAAGGAGTTATCGGTATTGCTGCGCAACCGAACAGATCAGATGGAGTACGATCCTGCGCGCCTTGGCGAGATTCGGGAGCGGCTGTATTTAATGCAAAAGTTAAAGAAAAAATATGGCCGGTCTTTTGAAGAGCTTTTAAAGTTTCAGAAGGAATTAGAGGAGGAGCTCTCCAAAATTTCAGGCTGCGAAGCGGAGCTGATCGCCATTCAAAAACACTTGGATAAGACCGAGAAGACACTTTCGGAAAAAGCAAAAAATCTTTCCCGAGAAAGAAACAAAATAAAAGCCAAACTGGAAGCAAAAGTAAAAGAAGAGCTTTTTCAACTGGGGATGGAACGGACCCAATTCGAAGCCCAGCTCACCGAAAAAGCACTTTCCGAGGATGGGTCGGATAAAATCGAGTATCTAATTGCGCTACCCGGAGAGATTCCTCACTCCCTCGCAAGCGTCGCTTCGGGAGGAGAACTCTCAAGAATCATGCTTGCCTTAAAAGTGGTCCTCACTGAAGTGGACCCTGTCGGGGTATTAATTTTCGACGAAGTAGATGCAGGAATCGGAGGCGCCGTGGCCGAGAAGGTGGGAAAGAGATTGTCTAAGCTTGCCTCGAGTCATCAGGTTTTATGTATTACTCACCTTCCTCAAATCGCACGGTTTGCCGATCATCATTACTTTGTTGAAAAACGGGATTCGGGAGGGAGGGTCATTACGTCAATCAAGGAGTTATCTACCGGGGAGCGGGTTCACGAGCTGGCTCGAATGCTGGGCGGGGCCACCATCACCCCGATTACACTGCGCCATGCGGAGGAAATGATCGGCATCCACTCGCCGAAGGGTGAAACTATACTATCGCAGCAAACAAGGCAATCGAAAGGAGGGCATAGTAAATAAGGAAACGGGGAGGGGTGACCATGTAGCTCTCAATCCAGAGATAAGATAAGGAGAGGAGTAAAAAACCGGCGATAAGAAATGTGAGACTGCTCATTTTAAATGGGTACTATTTGGAAACGGAATCGATTGTTTTGGTCCGCTCTCTGTGTTCTTTAAAGTAGGTTTTGATATCTTCCAACCGGGTATTTAGACCAAACGTCTCGCCCACCTCGGAAAGAAAATCTTGCAACTCCTCCATTTTCTTTTTCTTGCCGAGAGCGCGGTTAATAATATTGATAATTTCGGAAATATTAAACGGCTTAATCAGATAATCACAGGCGCCATGTCTTATCCCATCGATGGCGCTTTTAAGACTTCCATACCCGGTGATGATTAAGACTTCAATATCCGGATTTTTCTGCTTGATCTGCTTTAATACTTCGCCGCCATGGGGACCCGGCATCTTCAAATCGAGTGTCACAAGATCGATCTGCTTCTGTTGAATCATTTCGAGCGCTTTAATACCATCTTCGGCCGTTTCCACGTTGTAAAAAGGTTTTAGTATCATTTTAAGCGATTCACGTGGGCCGATCTCATCATCGACAATTAAAATCGTTCTCTTCGACACCATGGCGCCCCCTTATGTTGACGGTGATGCATATAAATGCAATTTAGATACCAATCAAGGATTCCAAAAAAATAATGTAAGCCATTGTTATATAAATATAATTCTACGGTGTTGCCTTTCTCCGTCCATCAATTTAAGCCCAAACAGTACATTTTTGTACTACCGCACATTAATGTGCAATGGGTCGATTTTTCCGGTGATAATAATTTAATTCCTCGGTCGCCTTCGGCCATCAGGCGGAGTAGAAACAAGTAAAAACGCAGCCTTGCAGCTCGGCCCTCACATTGGCATCGATTGATCAGCAGAGACAAATTCGGGACTCGGGAGGATTTAATCTCTTGACAACGCATCGGACGGAACGTAGAATCAGTGCCCGTGAAACCTGAGAAATTCAAAATATTTTTGTTCACTCTCCTGATAGGCATTTTTCCCTCTCTCCTATTAATTCACCCGGCACACGCTGAACGCCCTTTTCTCCTTACGGAAAGGGCAATTCCAATTGATAAGGGAAATTATCGGCTGGAATCGGGCGTTGTCTTTGATCGTTTTTCGTCCAGCAGCAAAGAAACAATCGTTTCGGCGGATATGAGATATGGTCTTATTCAGAACCTGGAGCTCGGTTTAGAGGTTCCTTATCTATTTCGCGAGGAGGGCTCGGAGAACGAAAATCAAATTGGGGATATGCTTCTGAGAGCAAAAGTTCGATTTTTGAAGGGAAGAGAGGCAAACCCACTCTCAGTCGCAGGTGAAATGCTTTTGAAGTTACCGACCGCCGGCCGAGATCAATTTTTCGGAACAACCGGCAAACCGGATATCGGTTTCATTGCGATTGCAAGCAAGGAGTTTACTCCGGTCACCGCTCACATCAATTTTGGTTATATTTTTATTGGAAATCCACCCTTAAAGGATGTGGCGGATCAACTCATCTATGCCATCGGCCTGGAGCTCCAGACGATGGAAGAGCCTCTGTCGATGATCGCTGAGCTTTCGGGAAACAGTGAAACGGGGAGGGCCGCCTCGGAGCAGACCTTAACGCTTCAGGGAGGATTTGCATACAGGGTGGCTCGCTCTTTCTCTTTAGACCTCTCGGTGGGACTCGGACTGACGAAGGACAGCCCAGATTATCTGATGAATGTCGGCTTTACCTACCTTTTCCAGTAAATAAGCTCAAATCAATTACAAACGGCCTTCTTATCGGATCACCGATTTTGAGGGAATTCCTTGCCGGAAGAGATCTTTTTCCGCCTCCACGATAAGATTGCCTTCTTTTTTAGGGAGGCGATAATGATCGCTAAAACCAAAGGCGGCAAGTAAGTTTAACTTTTTGTTTTGCACTTCCCACTGGAATGACTCAACGAGTTTTCTCACCTCTTGGCCCAATTGATGGGCCTGATCTAT contains:
- a CDS encoding transporter gives rise to the protein MKPEKFKIFLFTLLIGIFPSLLLIHPAHAERPFLLTERAIPIDKGNYRLESGVVFDRFSSSSKETIVSADMRYGLIQNLELGLEVPYLFREEGSENENQIGDMLLRAKVRFLKGREANPLSVAGEMLLKLPTAGRDQFFGTTGKPDIGFIAIASKEFTPVTAHINFGYIFIGNPPLKDVADQLIYAIGLELQTMEEPLSMIAELSGNSETGRAASEQTLTLQGGFAYRVARSFSLDLSVGLGLTKDSPDYLMNVGFTYLFQ
- a CDS encoding response regulator, with the protein product MVSKRTILIVDDEIGPRESLKMILKPFYNVETAEDGIKALEMIQQKQIDLVTLDLKMPGPHGGEVLKQIKQKNPDIEVLIITGYGSLKSAIDGIRHGACDYLIKPFNISEIINIINRALGKKKKMEELQDFLSEVGETFGLNTRLEDIKTYFKEHRERTKTIDSVSK
- the recN gene encoding DNA repair protein RecN produces the protein MLRELHIINYAIIDEVSLEFSEGLNIITGETGAGKSILIDALSVILGGRSSPDLVREGKSEATLEARFDPLESAPSDLPSEEWLILKRVLSKSGKNKTYLNNSFVNVSTLKEIGRKLTEIHGQHEHHNLLSLEWQLHLLDAFGRLTPLREDYTRCYRSWSQLQEEQRSLQKLESEGRQKQSFLEYQLSEIREAAFQPGEEETLEREEKTLQNWEAILSTAEKAYALLAGEEAMLNQLDEIGNAVKKLQELTDDASDEIGLWETSKIQLKELSVLLRNRTDQMEYDPARLGEIRERLYLMQKLKKKYGRSFEELLKFQKELEEELSKISGCEAELIAIQKHLDKTEKTLSEKAKNLSRERNKIKAKLEAKVKEELFQLGMERTQFEAQLTEKALSEDGSDKIEYLIALPGEIPHSLASVASGGELSRIMLALKVVLTEVDPVGVLIFDEVDAGIGGAVAEKVGKRLSKLASSHQVLCITHLPQIARFADHHYFVEKRDSGGRVITSIKELSTGERVHELARMLGGATITPITLRHAEEMIGIHSPKGETILSQQTRQSKGGHSK
- the groL gene encoding chaperonin GroEL (60 kDa chaperone family; promotes refolding of misfolded polypeptides especially under stressful conditions; forms two stacked rings of heptamers to form a barrel-shaped 14mer; ends can be capped by GroES; misfolded proteins enter the barrel where they are refolded when GroES binds), giving the protein MAKQMIFSDDARAAILRGVNQLSNAVKATLGPKGRNAVIEKKFGAPTITKDGVTVAKEIELKDPYENMGAQLVKEVASKTSDVAGDGTTTATVLAQAIFREGVKNLSAGANAMELKRGIDKGVEVVIEELKKISRPCQTKKEIAQIGIISANNDKTIGDLIAEAMEKVGKDGVITVEEAKSMTTSLDVVEGMQFDRGYISPYFVTDSERMEVALEDAFILINEKKVSTMKDLLPVLEQVAKMGRPLLIIAEDIEGEALATLVVNKLRGTLQVAAVKAPGFGDRRKAMLEDIAILTGGQVISEDLGLKLENVKISDLGRAKRITIDKDNTTIVEGAGDAHKIQGRVKQIKAQVEETTSDYDREKLQERLAKIVGGVAVINVGAVTETEMKEKKARVEDALHATKAAVEEGIVPGGGVALLRCISALEKVKVDGDQKVGIDIVRRALEEPIRQIAENAGVEGSIVVERVKRESGANGFDAGSETYVDMVQAGIIDPTKVTRTALLNAASVAGLMLTTEVMVADIPEEKPKGAPAMPGGGMGDMY
- the trxA gene encoding thioredoxin → MSQAVKISGQKWEDEVLKAPGSVMVDFWAAWCGPCQMIAPTIDELAVEYAGKLKVCKLNTDENPEIAGRYQIMGIPTLLFFKDGKLVDKIVGAASKKQFKQKIDSLLSSS